The genomic stretch CAATGCAGAATTAAAAGAAGTTGACTCTTTTATAAAAGATGAGATAGACTTTATGTTAAGATACGAGTTTTCTGAGATTGGTACGTATAAGGAAATATTGCACGCAATTTCTTCTGGCAAAAATACGTTAGGGGAAATAAAGGACTTTGTTAGAATAAGTGGAGACGTTTCTTCATATTTAAATAAACTTGAGAAAATAGGAATAATAGGAAAGGAGTTCCCCTATAAGATGAAGAAGGGTGCTAGGTATTATATTAAGGATAATTTTACACTGTTCTGGTTCACATTCATTTATCCAAACTTAAGCTTAATAGAGGAAGGAATTTATGAGATAAAAGAGGACGAGTATAACGTATACTTAGGGAGAATTTTTGAGAAAATAGCTAGAGAGTACGTGGAGGACGTATATAAGGTTAAGGTAGAAAGGCTCTGGTTTAAGGATGTGGAAATAGATATATATGGAGATGGAATAGCTGGTGAATGTAAGTGGAGTGAAGGAATAAATGGGGAGAAAGTACTTTACGAATTAAAAAGAAAAGTTGAAGATTTAGGACTAGACGTTAAAAAATACATAATATTTGCAAAAAGCTTTTCAAAAACTAATGAAGAGGCTGAGTTTATAGATCTCAAAAAGCTAGAACAATGGTATAGAACTTAAAATGAAAAGATATATTATAAAACGTATAAGATTCTTAATACTTAGAAAGGAAAAAAAAATTCAGATATATTAATCTAGAGTATGATGATAGTGTCGTCATTTGTATACACTTTCATTAATGGAGTTAATCTCTCACTAGAGAAGATGCTAACATAAAGTTATTGTATACATTGTTTTAATATAGAAATATAAATAGGTTAATAACGACACTATCTCCTATATAGGTATATTAGCCGGGGAGAGTAATATTCTCCTCAGCTGGGGAAACATGGTCGAATGGGAAATTGAAGCAAAGTCTTCGGGCACAGGCGTGACGAGCCCCTACCGTCGGACTGAACATTGTGATAAAATTCACGAATATAGGTGTGATAAAGAGGTAGGGGTAATAGGAATAGATGTATCAAAAGATCATTTAATTACAAGCAGGGGGAGGGTGAGAAAATACGAGAACAATATGAAGGGTTATGAAGAAATCCTCAAGATGAAACCTTGCACAATAGTCCTAGAGCCCACTGGAGTATACGCAATAAGGCCTTCACAATACTTCAAGGAGAGGGGGATAAGAGTAC from Sulfolobus sp. S-194 encodes the following:
- a CDS encoding ATP-binding protein translates to MIFMNMVNRERELQALKKRLSSNDLELIIIYGRRRIGKTFLIINAVNGYDFIYYLATEKNNLRKFKELTESKYEDIKYVKEDWEAIFHYLRDKIIIIDEFPYMIKEDESILSTFQKIVDETLKGSKTKLILLGSSISMMEDAISYKSPLYGRRTASIELKELKFKDLKGFNFSLIDAIHVYGFAGGVPFYLTKAKTPFLKWINAELKEVDSFIKDEIDFMLRYEFSEIGTYKEILHAISSGKNTLGEIKDFVRISGDVSSYLNKLEKIGIIGKEFPYKMKKGARYYIKDNFTLFWFTFIYPNLSLIEEGIYEIKEDEYNVYLGRIFEKIAREYVEDVYKVKVERLWFKDVEIDIYGDGIAGECKWSEGINGEKVLYELKRKVEDLGLDVKKYIIFAKSFSKTNEEAEFIDLKKLEQWYRT